Genomic segment of Salvelinus sp. IW2-2015 linkage group LG17, ASM291031v2, whole genome shotgun sequence:
gttagaagcttattatgtaTAACCATCACGAATTAgttaaatataaggctaatactgcattgactgtattacctgaaagaggtaggctaggacacctacagttgaagtcggaagtttacatacactttcgccaaatacatttaaactccgtttttcacaattcctgacatttaatcccagtaaaaattccctgttttaggtcagttaggatcaccactttattttaagaatgtgaaatgtcagaataatagtagagagaatgattaatttcagcttttatttctttcatcacattcccagtgggtcaaaagtttacatacactcgattagtatttggtagcattgcctttaaattgtttaacttgggtcaaacgtttcgggtagccttccacaagcttcccacaataagttaggtgaattttggcccattcctcctgacagagctggtgtaactgggtcaggtttgtaggcctccttgctcgcacacaccttttcagttctgctcacacattttctataggattgaggtcagggctttgtgatggccactccaataccttgactttgtccttaggccattttgccacaactttggaagtacgcttggggtcattgtccatttggaagacctatttgcgatcaagctttaaattcctgtcttgagatgttgcttcaatatatccacataattttcctacctcatgatgccatctattttgtgaagtgcaccagtccctcctgtagcaaagcacccctacaacatgatgctgccacccccgtgcttcacggttgggatggtgttcttcggcttgcaagcctccccctttttcctccaaacataacaatggttattatggccaaacagttctatttttgtttcatcagaccagaggacatttcttcaaaaagtatgatctttgtccccatgtgcggttccaaccgtagtctggcgtttttatggcagttttggagcagtggcttcaacCTTGttgtgcggcctttcaggttgtcgatataggactcattttactgtggatatagatacttttgtacctgtttcctccagcatcttcacaaggtcctttgctgttgttctgggattgattttgaaCTTTTTGCActaaagtacattaatctctaggagacagaacgtgtctccttcctgagcggtatgacagctgcgtggtcccatggtgtttatacttgtgtactattgtttgtacagatgaatgtggtaccttcaggcgtttggaaattgctcccaaggatgaaccagacttgtggtgtacaatttttatattttttctgagttcttggctgatttcttttgattttcccatgatgtcaagcaacgaggcactgagtttgaaggtaggcattgaaatacatccacaggtacacctccaattgactcaaatgatgtcaattagcctatcggaagcttctaaagccgtgacataattttctggaattttccaagctgttcaaaggcacagtcaacttagtgtatgtaaacttctgacccactggaattgtgatacagtgaaataatctgtctgtaaacaattgttggaaaaattacttgtcatgcacaaagtagatgtcctaaccgacttgccaaaactatagtttgttaacaagaaatttgtggagtgattgaaaaacgagttttaatgactccaacctaagtgtatgtaaacttccgacttgctGTGCCTTTTCCCTTTTCCTCCACGACATGGAAACCGGTAAGTGTTCGAGGAGatgtcaattcgttagtaggcTAACTGAAGAGtgtcctcccctcctcgataGAACCTCTGAGAAGCAAGCAAGAATAAGCAAGACATAgaaagaataaggctgtgacctgGCGATTTCTCCCGCAATGAAgatggtaaaaaataataatggtcGAAATTTGTAAAATGTTATTAGGAAATGTTAGCAGACCTAGAATTTTATTTAACAATATCAAAAAAGGAAAATAGTTAATAgcctaaatattattattattattataattgttatAATCAACTTTAGAAAACACATTTAAATCACATTGTTATTTAGCCCATTCACATTGCACGATGTTCAGTATGTTTTATACAAGCCATTTTTGTCCACATTCACCAGAACTACTGCCCCCTTCATTGAACCCACAAAGTTCAAGGCCGACctcggtactgcaggcattgtttgcagAGAACAGaatcccccattatagtgaaggGGAAAATGGCAATCTTCGTGGTTCAtcatgtaaataaatacatttcttgaAGACAATCAcagtaccaataattgcttctattacatcagatgtatgtccttgaaccaattATTTTAAAGAAGTTATATGGAAAAGTAATAAGGATAATTGACTTTGtagctaatggcagcctgcagtatcTTGAGgtactcaatgagagggggcagcactgagctagcttGCAACGTTACTttctggagtagctcaaactcaAATGTATGTCTACATAAATTTACCACATTAGACACCATCTTAACCGACTACCTTGGCTTCAAATGCACTATTGAGTCtacacataggaatgaatggtgtcacgtgatcgatggctttgtccattcatataaaCAGTCATTGACGTTCCCCTCTCGCGGCCTCTCCTCGATTTACCTTTGACCCATTTCAAAAGGAGGActcaatctaattgagaaaaGGCCTGGGGGTGCGTCCCAATATCTACTTTCTCCTGAAATGTGTACAATCCCTCACTACTTCCCAAAAATCTGGATTGGTGGAGCCATGGGCTTGTGGGAATTTTCACGATATCtcttataccagtcatttcctttcaagtCAGTGAAGGAAAgcaaacaagtgcacactttgggaggaaggagagataattgggacatAGCCTTTGCAAAGCTAATTGTTTTGTGTAGTTAGTAAATGCTTTCTACTTCCTTTGTCCGTCTTAGTATCAAGCCTGTGGAGAagccaaaggagctgatcatTCCACTCATCCAAAGGAATCGCTGGTGCAGCAGGCAGGAAAACAGAGCTGGCCAGGTCCAGGGGCacggtgatggagggagggataaggCCAAAACACAACCCCCCTCTCAGGAGCAGGACTCAGTGGAATCACAGGCTGTCAAAGAAATTATTGAAGGTGCATGTCTGTGTCAGCTTCAGTTCCTACTTCAGTGAAGATAGCCTCTCAGAAATTAGCACCTTATCCTAATGTTGTGAATCCACCATTAATACTTTAATCACTCTTTCAATATCACATCTCTCTTTCAGAATCTCAGAGGCAGCTTGATCAGTGGAAAAATGGGGACCAAGCAGACCCCAACCTCACCATCCCCCTGCTGATGCAGAACCAGGCTCCACAGGGGTTTGAGGATGGAGACCACATCAAGGTGGACCTGCGACCGGAGTCTGTAAGTATGGGGCGAGGGTCAGAGGAACCTTATCCGTGACCGTCTGGTTCTTGGGTCTTGTTGTGTCAATAGACTGTGAAGTAAATTCAATGCATTTTCACAGCAAATGTTATGTGTGAGGTCAAATTAGGATGGGCAACTTGAACAGACTGAAAGTTGTCAGATTACGAGAGAGATGTTGATTCCTAAACAGAGATGGAAAGTTATGATACGCATGAGTGAATGAGAGCGCGTGATGGATTAACAAGTGTGTGAAAGTCAGATCAACAGAATGTGTGCGATGACAGATGGAGGTGGACTGACCAGTTTAACTGGGACTGAAACCAGAGACTGTGTGAAAGTGCTGACCGCAGGATATTTCCACCAAACCGAACCGTGCCaacagagaagtgtgtgtgtgcatgacacGTACTCACTTCAGATCTGACAGCATCTTACGAATGAGATGACACTCGCTTGCCCTCCCTCTCCCTAGAGACCAACAGTCATCTTCCTCTCTGCATATCTTCCTCATCACCCATCTCCCACCCTCTCATCACTGTCATCTCACATCTGTCTTGActttagatacagtgccttctgaaagtattcataccccttgagatttttccacattttgttgttacagcctgaatttaaaattgattacattttttttttgtcactggcctacagacAATGCCTCATAATGTCAGttcaattatgtttttcgaataaaaaaattgtaaagtaattaaaaatgaaaagctgaaatgtattgagtctaagtattcaaccccctttgttatggcaagcctaaataacttcaggagtaaaaatgtgcttaacaagtcacataatgagttgcatggactctctgtgtgtgcaataatagtgtttaacattgtttttttaatgactacctcatctctgtaccccacacatacaattatctgtaaggtccctcagtcaagcagtgaatttcaaacacagattcacagattcaggttttccaatgtctcgcaaagggCACCTTTTGGTAAATggggaataaaaaaataaaaaagcagacattgaatatccctttgagcatagtgaagttattaattacactttggatggtgcatcactacacccagtcactacaaagatacaggcatctttCCTAACTAcgtttgccagagaggaaggtaaCCGctcggggatttcaccatgaggccaatggtgactttaaaacagttatagagttttaATGAtttgatagaaaactgaggatggatcaacaacattgaagttactccacaatactaacctaattgacagtgaaaagaaggaggcCTGTAGCGTAataaactattccaaaacatgcatcctgtttgcaaaaaggtactaaagtaatactgccaaaaatgtggcaaagcaattaactttttgttctgaatacaaagtgttatgtttggggcaaatacaacacattactgagtaccactctacatattttcatgcataagtggtggctgcatcatgttatgggtatgcttgtaatcactaaggactgggaagtttttcaaGACAAAAAATAAactaatggagctaagcacagaaaaaatcctagaggaaaacctggttcagtctgctttccaccagaccgTGGGAAATTaattctacaaaatattgactgggggtgtgaatacttatgtaaatgaggtatttcagTATTTAATTTTCTAAAagtcactttgtcattgtgggttattgtgtgtagatgggtgagaattattatttatttattttgaatgcaggctgtaacacaacaatgtggaataagtcaaggggtatgaatactttctgaaggcaccgtattAGGGAGGGGCTGAGGAGCTGGCTCATTCCACCTTCATGCTTCTCCCACTATTGTGGGATCCCAGCTTCCCCTAGAGCAGACAGAGCCCATAAGGGAGCTAGTGAGGAGCATGGCACTGGGACAGACAGCACCCACATGAATGACAGCAGCATGTCTCTACACTGCTGTGATGTGGTTGGTGACCTCTGTCAACTTGGTCTGACTGAGTCTGTCAGCCTAGAGCCAAAGGATTGTATAACAACAACATTGGAATCAGCTATTTCTGTCTGTGTATGGAGTCCGGACATACACAAGCATctgtcagtctatagaaacactATCTGGCAGGCTGACACAAATGACAATCAGATGTACAGAGCATTAGACTGTACCAGTGGGTGTGTAAAGAGTGATGTCTGTTTTTCTCACTATCTGAGACTGCATATAGAATGTGACGTGTGTCTGATCAATTGCTGTGTGTTCAGTCCACAGAGGCAGACTATGACAGTGTTCCTGTGGAGGTGTACGGGTTAGCCATGCTGAAGGGGATGGGCTGGAAGGCCGGAGAGGGCATCGGGCGGACCTTCAAACAGTGCGTATTCTCCCTCATAGTCAGTCTTCATCCCCAATCCCCGTGTTATTTTTAATGCCTTTAAAATATCTGGTTTGCTATGTCTGCTTTATTTATAATGCCAATATTATCCACTCTTGTTGCATCAGGTTTTTGGCATCGGACTTATATTACAGAAAATAAGTAATGACATAAGATGATTATGCTGTTTTCCCCAGAGTACAGTAAATAATGTAGTTTTAGTAATGCAATCTTACTGTGGTTGGCCACTGTTGTTTTTCATCTTCAAGCCCATCTGTTTGCTAGTCTGCAAATATAAACCCATTGACTCATAGACATAGGGGTCTATCTCATCCCATTATACTTCCTAGTTCACTCTCACCCAGGGTTGACAGTAAGCCGGAACGGTCAGGTACGAAGTCCCAGCAAAGCAAATAGTGTGGGGTACGCAataccggtaaaacatgagcctatcacgATCATTAATACACAGATTCCATGAAAACTGTAGACTATTACACTTTATCATGACCGCATGGAAAATTAGCGAATTGACTTGTGTAGACCTAATGAATGGGCAATTGTCAATGTCATTCataacactttttggtgttttgtaagtgATATCTCTTTACTTTTAGGCCTATCAAATGGGTGGAGTAGCCTAATCgttggaatagtaactgaagtcTGAACACTGACTGTAGACTGTAGGCCTCACATGTAGCCTATTATAATGTTAACTCCTGCTGAATGAAGTGTTCCTCGCAGTAAAATTACAGAACAAATCTACATTTTGTCTCGGGAATAGGAGTGGAGAAATAGGATTCATTTCAGCATCTTGAAAGAATTAAAATATGCGCTTAGGGACCTGTTGTGTAGCCTAAACGAGCAATTTCTTTCAGCAACATTAAAGCTgacagtatttcattttcaaccacataaaatatgcatccaagattAACTGAAAtactatcagaaacatgttggatcGTTTTCAAAGCTTTTGATTTCCTTGAAACCGGCGTTATTTGGAAATCTCCATTGTCCCTAAATCCTCGCTCCGTGAGAGAAGCAGGAATGAaagaactttaccgatgtcaactagattgttgATGATGCATTGATCATTCTATCGATGTATGACATTGTTCTGGGGAGCAAGgctttatttagaattctagACAAGCAtcaagtaatgacagaagagaagctgcatgtaggctatctaattatagacaagttgactaacaagatgttggaaattataagcagaaaaatATCTGAATGAGGCTGAAAAACCACCGTCCTTGAGTAACATGCACAAGTAGACTACATGAGCCTTTTGAAgtaattgtttgacaatcagatgaataCATGAcaggttgtgtttatgccacatgaaaaggtaggctaatacattttcaaagttaaatgacaaatcttgACTATTAGGCTCATAGAGATGCTATGAAATGAATACGGATTCCATATGTCATTCTATGATTAagcccataaaaaaaaaaatgtggatttTAAGAAGCGCATTCTCACACAGGAGGGACCCCATACCAGGAAGAATCTACTTTCACCCTGCTCCCacctaatctctctctcccctctctctctctcctctctctagggaCGTGAAGCCCATAGAGCACCAGCTGAGGCCGAAGGGTCTGGGTCTGGGAGCTGACCGCTCTGCTATAAGGGACCTGGAGCCCAGCGGGCCCCGGAGGCCCCCAAAGCCAGGCGATGAGCGGAAGGAGGAGACCCTAGTCCTGGGGCCTGGAGGCCATGTGCTGGTGGAGTCTGGAGCACACAAGGACCTGTACGGGAAGGTGAGATTTCTGGCTTTGTTTGTCTGGACTCTCTGGAACTACAGAAAGCAACAGCAACATAACACTGTGGCATATCACTATCTCGTAGGCCATCTTAGGCGTCATAGTTGTTGTTTCATAGCAAGACAATTAGCTTTACTTTGCTCAAATGTAACTGTCTCTCTACTTGTGCCTTTGCACACTGATTGACTgttttgtctctccctcctcgcAACACCCCTCCTATTGCCCCAACATTCCTATGTTACAGATTGAAGGAGTTGATCCGGACAATGCACGAGTAGTGGTCAAGCTTGCGATTGGTAGCAAGACTGTGACAATCAGTCAATATGCACTGAAACTGGTTGACCGCACAGAATATGACAAAAACGGCAAAGACCTCAGTAAGTCTCTCCTACCACCATGTTAGTTTTGTGATTGCTCTCTGAAATGACATTGAACCTGTTTACCGTAAAATATTGGAATAATTTAGTTGAGCAAACAAATGTCATACAGGGTCATGGAAATGTTCTTTCCATTACTATTTCCAATATTGTTGTCTTGGCAATACTGAGACACCCACTCACTACATGGGTGGAAGGTTCTAGACCAGaacaagggggaaaaaaacaaccaAAGGGCAGACTGGTCTGTTGTTGAGTGATGAGCTGGGCTGATTCCATAGGCTCGCTCTCTCCTTTAGCTAAGTGACATTTGAGCCTCTGTGTGAAAAGGAGCCATCTGGCCTTTTACCATTCCAACCCAAAACAGCCATGCTGTCACTGCTCTTATTGTCAGTAATCAGAAGGACCTGTTTCTGGAGTGGAGGGAGGTTCACACATAAGCAATGTcagtcaaatatacactggtACTGTTTGTGAACAGGCAAATTGTACTGCTCTCATGTGGCTTATTTGTTATTGCTGAATAGGTCAATATGTATCAGCACTACCATAGCAATAATGCAGATGAGACTACTTGATCATTGTGATGAAACTGTTTAATGGAGCCCCCTTGGACTGTTAGTGACATTGCGAATGTAACACTATCTTTCTACCAATCAGGTCGCCTCAGCAGGGCCCACAAAGAGAAGGAACGGCAGAGAcgggaggagaaagaaaggaggagtaacaaggaagaggagaggaagaaaagtaGATCTTctgagagggacagagatggagggaaggaccAGAGAAAAAGGAAACACCGGGATTCTAGTCAGGACAGGTAGAGGATCCTGAAAATATGGGATGAGGTTGGAAGTGTaggatttgtatatatttttttcaatacaAGAGGTTAACTAATGACTTGGATTAGTTAATGTTTATGTTGGATTATAGTACTCCTTCATAAATTCTAAATCTAAAGCAATTATTTACTCACACCATTTCATTTGATAACACATAATAAAATGATTTGAGAGTAAATAATTGCTTcaaatgattttttttgtttgtatcaccttttcccttctctccttaGAGAGAAGCCCCAGGCAAAGCTACCTCCTGCTGCCCCCTCCTGGCTCCAGAGAGACCTGAAAGTTCGCTTTGTAGATAAAGCCTTCAAAGGGGGAAAATACTACAATTCAAAGGTATGAACACTAGGTGCACAATTCATTGCCTGTTGACACTTTACGGCCCACTACAGTTCTGTGGTGTTGATCTTTAGAATCAATTTAATGAATGTCCTATGCTGTTTTTTGAAGATGCGAATAGAGGATGTCTTGTCGCCAAACATCTGTGTGTGTCGTACTGAGGAGGGCAGATTCTTAGATGGTGAGTTTTACTGCTGAATTACATTCTACCTACTCCAACCCATATTCTTTTAACTGGTGTTCCCTCTACTCATCTATTTTTCCTTCAATGATGCCCTTATGTCTTCATGATAACATAGATGTGAAACAGACGATGCTGGAGACCATTGTGCCAAAGACTGACTCTGAGGACATCATGGTTGTACTCGGTGAACACAGGGGGCAGGTGAGTGAGTGGATGGGTTGGTAGGCTCATCGTTATCACTTTGCCTGTAAAATATCCATGCGGATTTGTTTCATAGCTTTTATTACTGATTGGATTGAGGAGTACAAAATGTTAAATATACAAGTAATTGAAGTGTCTGTAGTTAATGACGTGGTGTGTTTCAGGTAGGTCGTATTCTCCAGAGGGACCGAGACAGGAGCAGAGCCATGGTGCAGCTGGACAGATATGAGGAGAAAGTCTTCACCCTGGACTATGACTCCATCTGCCATTACGTAGGAGGGGGAGATCACTGACACCCTCCGCTTTTACCATATAACTAGTGATGTACTGTTAAAATATTGGTGGGGGAATAAAGTAACCCTCCCCATACGTTCAATGCATTTTTCCACATTAGGTGGGTAAACGCTTGCGCAAAATAAAAAGGTGTGTAAAGTGTTCAAGGGTGTTTATCCTCCACTTCAACACTGATCTCAACCTGCCCCAAACATCCAAACATA
This window contains:
- the LOC111977109 gene encoding G-patch domain and KOW motifs-containing protein-like; the protein is MAASQQEQNSRNVHVDTSTSSAHQQQGERKSGAISFGFSKTVTKLKSSRDEAINADERDYLTGVDGKELLSIKPVEKPKELIIPLIQRNRWCSRQENRAGQVQGHGDGGRDKAKTQPPSQEQDSVESQAVKEIIEESQRQLDQWKNGDQADPNLTIPLLMQNQAPQGFEDGDHIKVDLRPESSTEADYDSVPVEVYGLAMLKGMGWKAGEGIGRTFKQDVKPIEHQLRPKGLGLGADRSAIRDLEPSGPRRPPKPGDERKEETLVLGPGGHVLVESGAHKDLYGKIEGVDPDNARVVVKLAIGSKTVTISQYALKLVDRTEYDKNGKDLSRLSRAHKEKERQRREEKERRSNKEEERKKSRSSERDRDGGKDQRKRKHRDSSQDREKPQAKLPPAAPSWLQRDLKVRFVDKAFKGGKYYNSKMRIEDVLSPNICVCRTEEGRFLDDVKQTMLETIVPKTDSEDIMVVLGEHRGQVGRILQRDRDRSRAMVQLDRYEEKVFTLDYDSICHYVGGGDH